In Pseudomonas sp. Q1-7, the genomic window AGCCTGCCGGTTACCTACTGCAGTAACGGACCTGAGTTCCACTGGATCAATCAACACACTGAACCACCGCTGCTACCTCACTCACCGGCATTGGCCGCACTACCAACAGAGGGAGCCCCAAGCTCCCTCTTTTTTTGCCCTCAAATGGCGCAATGGCGTGGTGTTCTGAAGGCGATGCCGGCTAGGACACTCAACAGCCGACTACAGACTCTGCATCACTCGACACTTGGGAAACGCCGAACAGCCCCAGAATTGTTGCCCTGCTTTCGGGCCGGACTTCACAGTGCGGATCAGCAGGACGCTGCCACATTTCGGGCATTTCCGCTCTGCTGTTGGATCACTCCGACGCTTGAGGTTGTGCACGTGCTCGCGGTGGGTGGCGAGAGTGGGGGCGCGGCGGCCAGTTTGCATGGCCTGCACCATGGTTTCGACTTCAGTCTGGCTGAATATCGGCTGCTGAAACGACTTGATGTAGCGGATAAAACCAATTCCCTGGGTCACGTTGGCCGGCACCTCGGTTTTGAACGTGCTGCCGCCGACAAAGGTAATCACCGAGTGCAGGTACTCAGGGCTGACGCCCAGAGTGGCTTCAAGCGCTTTGAGATGCTTGTAGTTCTGCCGCAACGGATTCTGGAATTTGAAAGTGCGTTTGTAGAGCTTCTGCGTCCACTGCGCCTGCTTCTCGCTGCCGAAGATCCAGCCGCTCATGTTCTTCGTTTCTAGCACGAAGATGCCGTAGGGCGAGAGGAATACGTGGTCGATTTGGGTGGTGCCGTCTGGAGTGTTCAGGGTGACGTTGTGCAGGCCACGGTAGATTTGCTTGTCCAGTTGCCAGTGAGCGAACAGGCGTACCAGGAGCTCGCCAATATGGCCCTTGGCCCAGGGCGACTTGAGTAGGCCAATCAGCAGCATCAGCGGGATTAGCCAACTGACGGTACTCCAGACCTGGGCGATGATGGGGGTGAAGTCCATTTCTTAACCTTCGGCGATCCTGAATCTGCCGGATCTTACCCAAACAAACCTCAACAGAGGATAAGGCGCGCGGTTTATTGGCCTCGCGCCCTGTAGCACAGCTATCCCTGCGTGATGAGTCGAGCTGATTGCGGGTCGTACGCCACGCCAGTGATTGAGCCATCACGAATACGCTCCACTGCTTCGTCAATCACGTGCAGCGGCACCAGGAACCACTCTCTGGGCTTGACCGGGTTGCCAAAGCGGTCGGGAATGGTCAGCTCTATTTGCGCAGGGCTGAACAGCCGGTGGAATAAGTTTTCCATCCGTGCGCGATTGATGTTGTGCAGCTTGTAGGTGGCCACAACCTCAACTTCCGCCAATAGGTAGGTGGCGTCCTTGTCAGCGCCGGCGATGCGTGTTTCCACCTTGCCGCCCGTGACGCCAATTTTGTGGATCAGCTCTCGATGCTCAGCTACGAATGGATGGGTTGAATGGCTACGCAGCACGTAAATAGTGCCGCTCTCGATGTCGTCCGGCTCCAGTGCTTCGCCAAACAGAGGACCAGCACCCGCATCGGTAATCCGCCGGCCGGCATCATCCTTGTACAGTGCGCGTTGCAAGGATCTTCGCAGTAGATTGCTCTCTGTACCGTTGGAGTAGATCACCCTCAAGCGGGCATCGCTCTCACCATTCGGGGCCTTAATGGGCTCACCGACTTCGGCCACATAAACCGTCTGTCCGCCAAGGATGAAGAACTGTCCTTCCTCGATGCTGGCATCCCGGATGAAGGTGCGAGTCACACGGCTGCCTGACTGCAGCTCACGCTGTACCAGCTCAAAAAGCGGCTGGAAGCGCTCGAAGTCCTCGCAACGATCGCGCTGGGCAATCTCCTCGGCCTCACGCTTCTCAGCATTGCTGCGAACGTGGCGCAGATTCTGGATATCAGCACCATCATCGTCCCCAGCCAATTCCGCCAACAGCTCATCGTCCGTCATGGAGTAGTCGCCTTGCGGCTCCCGTACCTCGATGGCATTTAGCAGGCCCTGATAGTCCATTGGTTGCAGCAGCACGCGGCATTCTTCTTGTTCGCGCAGGCGATCCAGACGCACGGCATACAGGCGCTCGAAGATATCCTTATCGTCGCCGTGGCGCGGCGCGCGGCCGTGCAGCTCAACGAAGCGTTGGATATCCTCGAAGCCGGCGATGATGCGCTCCTCGCGAGGAGTGAGACCGGCCTTCTTGTCTGAAGTGGCGAAATCGGAAAGCTCCGCTTCCAGCTCATCCAGATCGAATTCGTTAGCCATAACGGCCCTCTTTCTTGAAACGCATAAAGGCTGCAGCGCCTTCCGCCATGCTCCGCTCCCAAGGGTCTTGAGCTGTCAGGGAAGGCACTCGGCCATGATCCTTCTTGAACTTTACTGCCCGGACGGCGAGATCTTTGGCCTCTTCTGGCGTCAGACGGGTGCGCTTGGCACCGATTACCGCAGCGACCTGCTTGAGACTTTCCTCGCTCATGGTCTTGGCCAGAATGGCATATGCCTCGCTGAACGGATTGATCCGGTCGATCAAGTCGATATCCAGCTCGCGCACATCCATCGCAAACTTGCGCACGCCATCAATCAGAGCCGTACTTGGGGCACCATTCCCCCCGGTAAGCGTACTTTGTGGATCATCGCCCAATACCAATTGCTTGGCTTGCTGGGTCAAGTTCAGGGCAGCAATGGCGTGCTGGCGAACGGCCTCCTGATCCTCGGCATCCAGCTCCGGATACTTGTCGCGAATGATCTTGCCCATGCGCAGTTGGGTCAGCTCTTCGGGAACCAGCTCTTCATCGAACAGGCCACGCTCGATGTTGGTCTTGTCCTGTACGAAGCTGGCAATGACCTCGTTCAGGTCTTCCTGGCAGATACGGTTGGCTTCAGTGCTCTTGGGTTCGGCCAGGCCTTTGATTTCGATCTGCAGATGGCCGGTTTCGTGGTTGAAGCCCACATTGCACTTGTCCGGCTGATAGCCTGCGTCTCCGTAGTCAAAGCCTTCCTGAGGCCCACTGGTGGGGGTCTTCGGCTTGAACTCGAAGCGCGGTGCCAGAACCTGTTCCATCAAGAGGCTGGCAGCAATTGCCTTGAGCGTATCGTTCACGGCCTCAGCCACCACCTTCTCGCTAGCATCCGGCTCGGCGATGAGGTTGGTGAAGCGCGCCCGAGCCTTGCCTGGGGCATCGCGGGTCGCTCGTCCGATGATCTGCACAATCTCGGTCAGACTGGAGCGGTAACCCACTGTGAGTGCATGCTCACACCAGATCCAGTCGAAGCCCTCTTTGGCCATGCCCAGTGCGATGATGATATCGACATGGTCGCGGTTGTTCTTCTGGCTCGGATCTTTCAAAGCTGCCGCGACTTTGTCGCGCTTGGCCGGGTCGTCATCCACCAGGTCGGCAATACGGAGTAAGCGTCCATTGGCGGTCTTCACAAGTTGGAAGCCTGTCACCGGGTCGGTGCCTTGCCACTCACCGAGCTCTTCGATGATGTGCTCGACCTCCCGGATCTTGTCTTTGGTGCTCTCGCGGGAGTTCACGTTCGGGATGTGGAGGATGGTTTTTTCGCTATGGTCGAGCACCTTCAGGATGTCGTCGGAGTATGCGCCCGAGTAGAAGTAGTAACCAATGTCTAGCTTCTTCAGGTGCTCGTAGCCGTTGAGCTGTTCGTAGTAGGTGTAAGTCACGGTATCGAAGCGAGCTTCATCGGTCGGCGCCAGTACGGCCTCGGCATCACCTCGGAAGTAGGAGCCGGTCATGGCGACGATGTGCACCTTGTCGCGAGCGATGAATTGGCCCAGGTGGGTGCCCAGTTTATTGTCCGGATTGGCGGAAACATGGTGGAACTCATCCACGGCGATCAGCCGGTCATCGAAGGCCGCCACACCAAATTTATCCACTGCGAAACGGAACGTGGCATGGGTACAGACCAGGACCTGGTCGCTGCTTTCCAGGAATGCGCCCACCGCATTGACCTTGCCGCCATCGTCGGTGCCTGGTGCATCACACAGATTCCAGCGAGGCTCTACATGCCAGTCGGCCCAGAAGCCATAGCGGCTAAGGGGTTCGTCGTGGAAGCTCGATCCAATCGACTTTTCCGGCACCACGATGATGGCCTGCTTGATGTCCTGGTGGGCCAGCTTGTCCAGGGCGATGAACATCAAGGCCCGGCTTTTACCGGACGCAGGAGGCGACTTGATCAGTAGATACTGCTCGCCGCGTCGCTCGTAGGCGCGCTCCTGCATCGGGCGCATGCCCAGCTCGTTGGCCTTGGTGGAGCATCCGTTCTGGGCATAGGAAACGGACACAGAGGGAACGGTTTGGGTCATGACTACGCTTCCATTCAGGGCTACTTGCCCGCGTTTTTAAGGATGTGTTCAACGCGCAGATGCAATCGCGTCTGGCCATCCTCCGAACTATAAAGAATCAGGTCTGTCATCGCTTACCCTTCCCTGGCTTTTGATTGGCCGTCATCTCGGTATACAGCTCGAACAGCTTCTCCAGGCGCTCGGTGTCGTTCTTGAAGCGCCGACCGATGTAGATGCGTTCCAGAACTTCATCGTTACGGTCGTGAGCTTCACGAAGGTCTGCGGGCATTTTTTCTGGGTCATAGAGCTCCGCGATGCTGGTGGGGAAGTGGGCCTCTCGGGCAAGAAGGATGTCCTCTGCGCAGCGGGTAAGGTCAGCCTTATTTTTTTCTGTGAGGTTAGGAACTGGGAACGTGTTCCAGCCCAGGGTGTTTGAATATCGATAGCGAGTTTCTAGCTTGCCGCAGACGGTGGCAATCCAGACCAAATGAATACGCGAAGATATAAGCGCCATATTCCAGAGGGGGGCGTCATAAATGGCATATGCCTGATTAGTGGTTCCCGTCCGTCCCGGAAGGAGTGCTGCGGGCAAAAACTCGCGCGTTTCAGAGCTAATAGTAGGTGCCAGGATCGTTATTCGTTCAGCGATATTCCGATCGCGGTACTGGTGTGGGCGATTAACTAGCGCGTTGTAACTTGGGTCTGGGCTATTTTCTCGGGTTCTCCGAACACCATCAATTCTCGCTCGAATAAATTCACTGCTCAAAGCAAGCTCTAGATCGCCATCATCTATCCAGAGGCAGTATCGCTGTAATCCTCGTATAAACTCTTGTGCACCAAAGAGGGGAATGATGATGCGATCAAGTTCTGGGTTGTTTCTTAAGAGCATGTCTCTCTCTTGCATGCTCAAAGTCAAAAAATTCCCATCCCCGGGGAGATTTCCGTAACGCATCTTACCAAGGGAAGAAATTGGATTAGTGCTCGGTACTACAACCTCAACGTGGGAGCTAGATAGGTATGCATTAATTCTTGAGACTTCCTGTCGCTGTGTCTCGTCAAATAGAATCTTTTGAGCTCTTGGCCGGCCTATCCCAAGGATTACACAGGTCACCCCTGCATTATTGGAGGCGTTGTTGCTCCAACGAAAAGAGCGATGCGCAAAGTTTATTTCCAGGCCTTTTGAGAATAAGTGCGGCCAATAGATGGGGATTTGTGTGCCTTGTGAAACTGAGTTTGTGGTTACAAAGGCAAACTCACCACGCGCCTCACGAACATACTCAGATGCCTTCTCGATCCAGCAGAATACGTAATCAAGGGATGCGCTTGATTTTACTTTTTTTCCAAGGACGAGCTTTATCTCTTCTTTTTGTTGTTTGGTTTGATTTCGCCGACCGATATAGGGAGGATTTCCGCATATATAAGTTTCTCCGCCCTCATTCTCAAAATCAATCTGAGCTTGGTCAAGCGGGCTACCAAATAGGTCGTCGGCGTGCAGCTTTACGCTGGTTCCAGTGGGCGGGCATACGCTGAGCCAGTCCAGCTGCAGAGCATTTCCGCTGGTAATCCAGTTCTGATTACTCAGCGGAAGAAACTCCAACAAAGCCTCCTTTTGACCCCGATAGAGCACGTCGCACTGGTACTCGGCAATGATCAGTGCCAAGCGGGCAATTTCGGCAGAGAAGTCCCTAAGCTCAATACCCCTAAAGTTGGTGAGGGGAATGTCGCTCTTGCGACCTGGCTCACCGCGCCGTTCATTAATTTTATTTTCGATCTCGCGCAGCTGCTTATAGGCAATTACCAGGAAATTGCCCGAGCCGCAGGCCGGATCAAATACACGAATCCGTGCCAAGCGCTTGCGCAGGTTGAGCAGCATGCGTGGGTTGTCACCTGCCTCTTCCAGCTTGGCGCGTAGCTCGTCAAGAAACAGTGGATTCAGCACCTTGAGGATATTGGGCACGCTGGTGTAGTGCATGCCCAGGGCGCCGCGCTCTTCGTCATCGGCCACGGCCTGGATCATGGAACCGAAGATGTCGGGGTTAACCTGTTTCCAGTCCAGTGCGCCGATATGCAGTAGGTAGCTGCGGGCAATTTTGGAAAAGCGCGGTACGTCTGGCTCGCCAGAGAACAGCCCGCCGTTAACGTAGGGGAAAGCGTCCGCCCAGCGCGGCAGGTTTGCCGAAGCACGCTGGGAAATCGGTGTATTCATGGCGCGGAAGATTTCGCCCATCACTTCATGCAGGTTGCTGGCATCCCGGTCGCTCATTTGCGCGAGAGTGTCGGTAAACAAGCCAGTTCCGTTGAAGATGTCGGTGTCTTCTGCGAAGAAGCAGAAGATCAGCCGTGCCATGAAGTGGTTCATTTCATGGCGGCGCTCGGCGGTGCCCCAGGTCGGGTTGTCCTTGAGCAGCTCCACATAGAGCCGGTTCAGACGGCTGGTGGCGCGGATATCGAAGGAGTTTTCGCGGATCTGCTTGACCGTGGAAATGCCCGCCAACTGCAGGAAGAAGCCAAAGTGATCAGGGAAGTCCGGATAGGCGCAGGCGACGGTTTCGCCGCTTTCTAGCTCCTCGGCCTCCAGTGTCTCCCCATCAGTAGCGAGCACGTACTTGACCTTGGCCCGAGCTGTGGCCGGACTAGCTTTGAGGGCAGCCAGCGTCTCAGTGACCTTGCCGGCCCCACACACCGCCAGGTGGATATTGCTGGTTTGCAGCACACCGCCCAGATCGGACTTATTGGTTGCCCCCGAACGCAGACGCTTGAGGGTGGTTTCCTTGTTGCCGAAGGCCTGCAGGAAGGCATAGGGGAACTCGACCCGGTCAAATGGCTGGCTGGCCAGGTCGGTAATGGCTTGTTCGATTTCTACGGCGTTCATGAGATGAGGCTATCCCGGTCGCTACTGCGAAAAAGCGGCAAAGGCAGGCGCTGAGACCTACCATCCATGCAAATTGAAGGGATGATAAATGAAGGAGCAGAGCGCAGGTGAAAGAGATCCACGCGCTCGTCAGACACGAGCATTGCCGCTAATCAAACAGCAGCCGACTATCCCTTGCTGGTGTCGAATCCGCGCTGGCGATTCCCGTAGGACTTCGTAGCTGCCTTGCACAGGTAGCTTGCACGGCGGAACAACTCCGGCAGTTCATCCAGCTTGCCGTCGGGGACGTTCTGGTAGATTCGATACGTGGCATTGTCGGTGATATGTACCAGCCCATCGACCTGATCGACCGAAAGCTGCAAGGCACTGGCCCAAGCTTCCTGCAGACGCGCAACGAGATTTCGCCTCGTAGATTGCACCCGACCCGGCCTGTGATAGGCATCATGATTGAGCAGGAATACCAGATGGTAGTGCGGCCTTCCCCCCGCTCCAACCTCCCTTGCCCAGGCATAGCGTACCCTGCAATTACGAGCATCCTTCTTTTGCTCAC contains:
- a CDS encoding class I SAM-dependent DNA methyltransferase produces the protein MNAVEIEQAITDLASQPFDRVEFPYAFLQAFGNKETTLKRLRSGATNKSDLGGVLQTSNIHLAVCGAGKVTETLAALKASPATARAKVKYVLATDGETLEAEELESGETVACAYPDFPDHFGFFLQLAGISTVKQIRENSFDIRATSRLNRLYVELLKDNPTWGTAERRHEMNHFMARLIFCFFAEDTDIFNGTGLFTDTLAQMSDRDASNLHEVMGEIFRAMNTPISQRASANLPRWADAFPYVNGGLFSGEPDVPRFSKIARSYLLHIGALDWKQVNPDIFGSMIQAVADDEERGALGMHYTSVPNILKVLNPLFLDELRAKLEEAGDNPRMLLNLRKRLARIRVFDPACGSGNFLVIAYKQLREIENKINERRGEPGRKSDIPLTNFRGIELRDFSAEIARLALIIAEYQCDVLYRGQKEALLEFLPLSNQNWITSGNALQLDWLSVCPPTGTSVKLHADDLFGSPLDQAQIDFENEGGETYICGNPPYIGRRNQTKQQKEEIKLVLGKKVKSSASLDYVFCWIEKASEYVREARGEFAFVTTNSVSQGTQIPIYWPHLFSKGLEINFAHRSFRWSNNASNNAGVTCVILGIGRPRAQKILFDETQRQEVSRINAYLSSSHVEVVVPSTNPISSLGKMRYGNLPGDGNFLTLSMQERDMLLRNNPELDRIIIPLFGAQEFIRGLQRYCLWIDDGDLELALSSEFIRARIDGVRRTRENSPDPSYNALVNRPHQYRDRNIAERITILAPTISSETREFLPAALLPGRTGTTNQAYAIYDAPLWNMALISSRIHLVWIATVCGKLETRYRYSNTLGWNTFPVPNLTEKNKADLTRCAEDILLAREAHFPTSIAELYDPEKMPADLREAHDRNDEVLERIYIGRRFKNDTERLEKLFELYTEMTANQKPGKGKR
- a CDS encoding GIY-YIG nuclease family protein, whose protein sequence is MANEFDLDELEAELSDFATSDKKAGLTPREERIIAGFEDIQRFVELHGRAPRHGDDKDIFERLYAVRLDRLREQEECRVLLQPMDYQGLLNAIEVREPQGDYSMTDDELLAELAGDDDGADIQNLRHVRSNAEKREAEEIAQRDRCEDFERFQPLFELVQRELQSGSRVTRTFIRDASIEEGQFFILGGQTVYVAEVGEPIKAPNGESDARLRVIYSNGTESNLLRRSLQRALYKDDAGRRITDAGAGPLFGEALEPDDIESGTIYVLRSHSTHPFVAEHRELIHKIGVTGGKVETRIAGADKDATYLLAEVEVVATYKLHNINRARMENLFHRLFSPAQIELTIPDRFGNPVKPREWFLVPLHVIDEAVERIRDGSITGVAYDPQSARLITQG
- a CDS encoding nuclease-related domain-containing protein, which translates into the protein MDFTPIIAQVWSTVSWLIPLMLLIGLLKSPWAKGHIGELLVRLFAHWQLDKQIYRGLHNVTLNTPDGTTQIDHVFLSPYGIFVLETKNMSGWIFGSEKQAQWTQKLYKRTFKFQNPLRQNYKHLKALEATLGVSPEYLHSVITFVGGSTFKTEVPANVTQGIGFIRYIKSFQQPIFSQTEVETMVQAMQTGRRAPTLATHREHVHNLKRRSDPTAERKCPKCGSVLLIRTVKSGPKAGQQFWGCSAFPKCRVMQSL
- a CDS encoding inovirus Gp2 family protein, which encodes MLSHPDTTSHCPRRHPGNTNLRLQYGPTYRGLPLMIDKGPFVEEYLSRLLRVIQRALTQYPRVMAFRVDLNLPKDIDPSGYADTNKVISRFIESFGAKIEYHRSQLREQKKDARNCRVRYAWAREVGAGGRPHYHLVFLLNHDAYHRPGRVQSTRRNLVARLQEAWASALQLSVDQVDGLVHITDNATYRIYQNVPDGKLDELPELFRRASYLCKAATKSYGNRQRGFDTSKG
- a CDS encoding DEAD/DEAH box helicase → MTQTVPSVSVSYAQNGCSTKANELGMRPMQERAYERRGEQYLLIKSPPASGKSRALMFIALDKLAHQDIKQAIIVVPEKSIGSSFHDEPLSRYGFWADWHVEPRWNLCDAPGTDDGGKVNAVGAFLESSDQVLVCTHATFRFAVDKFGVAAFDDRLIAVDEFHHVSANPDNKLGTHLGQFIARDKVHIVAMTGSYFRGDAEAVLAPTDEARFDTVTYTYYEQLNGYEHLKKLDIGYYFYSGAYSDDILKVLDHSEKTILHIPNVNSRESTKDKIREVEHIIEELGEWQGTDPVTGFQLVKTANGRLLRIADLVDDDPAKRDKVAAALKDPSQKNNRDHVDIIIALGMAKEGFDWIWCEHALTVGYRSSLTEIVQIIGRATRDAPGKARARFTNLIAEPDASEKVVAEAVNDTLKAIAASLLMEQVLAPRFEFKPKTPTSGPQEGFDYGDAGYQPDKCNVGFNHETGHLQIEIKGLAEPKSTEANRICQEDLNEVIASFVQDKTNIERGLFDEELVPEELTQLRMGKIIRDKYPELDAEDQEAVRQHAIAALNLTQQAKQLVLGDDPQSTLTGGNGAPSTALIDGVRKFAMDVRELDIDLIDRINPFSEAYAILAKTMSEESLKQVAAVIGAKRTRLTPEEAKDLAVRAVKFKKDHGRVPSLTAQDPWERSMAEGAAAFMRFKKEGRYG